The DNA window TCATCCAGAATATGTATTTCTGTCAGAGAGCTGTTAGAGAGCGATCCATTTGTGATGTGCCAAGAACTGCATGACAACAGCTGACGTGAGTCTCTTGTTTAATCTGGTTGACCGTAGCAAGCTGATCACATCCGGGCCCAGGAAATGCATCGTCAAGAGGTTCTTCAGTCTCTTTCAGAGGTTTGTTTTCCAAGGATGCGCTGGCAGTATCCATCACTGtggctttcatttatttatttcactccacatgttttattcattttagtAGAAATGTTCTTATTCTCAGAAAACATAATCAGctgaattcattaaaaatctTGTATataagtgcaaaaaaaaaaaaaaagaatgaaaatgaaactaTGACGCCGAAAAAAGGGGGGAGAGTTATGATTAGTGCTCAGGCTTCCTGTGTGAACCACGTTTGGCTTTTCCTGAATCAATGTCAGCGTGAGGCAGAGCCGGAGTTGCTGAACGGATCCAgaggcacaaacacatctgCAGGGAACGCTGTCAGGTAGGCGCCGCGTCTGCCGCTGGCTTTTCATCCTCGCTAACACTTCACTAATAACACAAATTGTCATGAATCGGGCTCATCGTGTCTCGGGAGCAGCTCTGGATTTACACCACAGGGATCCAACCGGCCAACAGGAAGCGTGGATGATGACGGACCGTGGAGCGCCGCTGGACAAGGCCTGACTTTCATCGGCTATCAGGtgatcagatgaaggaaacaaaGTTAGCTTTTTTCAAAAGGCGAATTTTCAACGCATCGCTCACACGCTCGTGTGtttcctgtcctccaggagtCATCAAACGGTGGAAATGTTCATACAGGTACAGTCACGTCAGACTCAGATTCAGAGGGAGGAGTGGCCGTGTGCTTGGGGGAGGATGCAAATCACGGCAAACAATACCTCTAATGAGTCCACATGCAAAGCGCTGTTGAAATGATTGTATGTTAAATTGGATCTAAGTGTTTGTTGCTCCATTTGTTCTTTAGTGTACGAGTCAGAAATCCCGAGCTTAGGTCAATTCATGAGAGCAATGACTCAGAGGCTCAGCTTTGGTTTGTTGCATTGTAGGTGCTGTTCCTCCTTGGCTCCAGGATGATCCTCTGGAGGGATCCTCTGGCACCGCAGCCCACGCCCAGATCGGCCCGTCACTGCAGGATTTCCTCAAACACAGTAAGAATCCTCCCAACATTTCATCATCGTTTGTGTTTTAGCCTAAACAACTTTGAGTGTCATTAAAGGCATCTCCTTTATTTCCAGAGGAACAAGAGAAGTTGAGAAAGCTTCCACCAAACAGAGTTGGAGCCAACTTTGACCACAGCTCACACACTGACGCCAACTGGCTCCCCTCCTTCGGCAGAGTGTGGAACAGTGGCAGACGCTGGCAGTCCAGGTGAGATAATGGCAGCCTTGGCTCCACCTGCACGCCGACTGAGACTTCACTTGTCTTTCATATGCGCTTTAATCTTCATCTCCTGTCCCTGGCCCAGTTTAAAATGGACATGTTTAGGGCTGCAGGTCAACGTCACCactgtgtgttgctgttttccCAACAGGCACCAGTTCAGacaggaggaaggacagaaaagacagaagaggaggaaggagcatGGAACAGAGGGGTCAAAGAAGGCAAAAACAGAACAGATGACTGGTTCTGACAAGCATTAAGAGTGTGGACTTAGCTTTCTGGAAGATGAGTGTAACACGTAAAATGTGTTTCCGGGTATGGGATTGGCATTGTACAGTTAATAAATTAGTATTTTAAACAGAACCCATTGGATTTATTTGTGGGAGGAAAGTTACTTTGGAATTATGAGTCACCTCTTCAAAGACCGTGTAGGTGAATCCTGAATGATTAACAGCACAACACAAGATGGAAATCAGCAATGTCAAACAATGACAGTGGGGGGAGGTAGAGCAACCTAAtttggggtgggtgggttgTTGGAACAGCACTTACCACTTTCTGAAGGCCATGACAAATGTCTCTTCTGAGCGAGGCTTCCAACATGTCCCTCCTCAGTAAATGTTAAAATGCTGCAATGGTTTGAGGTTTGCTAGGAGGCTGTAATCACACTGTGTGCAATAGTTGTGTTGTCGCATATTTATTGTGCTTTTATTGCTCATTTTCCACTCATTTGCAATAAATCCTGGTTGAAATGGTTGTCATTTTGAAAGCAAACATGTAGTTAAGGAGATAACCGCAACCATGTTgccaaaaaaaggagagagacaCCTTTTATAGTACAGGGGAAAAGATACTTACAGCTGGTGAGCATAAATCAGTCACTGGGAAGAACATCACCAATATCCTCTGCTATTACAAAACAATCCGGATTGAGGGTTGAAGAACGTACCTATGACGCACAAGGGAGTTATAGTCACTCGTTGACGATGGATGTAATTGCAGAGTCGTGATTTGGGAAAGTGAAACGCCGGTTCAAACTGGGTCTTTTTCACTTCTCGGGCTTTCAGTGGGCCCTTTATCTGAACAGCCTTCCTGTCCACAGCAGTATAATGAGTACCTAGTGTGCTCTGGTGAGATGGGCGTGGATTTCGGTGCAGCTGCAAGGCAAACAGGGATTCAACGTGTAGCTGAGCTATTCTTAGCACTGACAACATGGCTGTAACTGAAGAAATGGGGCTAAACGCACGGCTACGGGTTTAATCCgatacacatttttaaaaagtcacttATTCCCTCATATATAACAGCATACAGGCTCACCCCCACGCCTGATAATGGATTATcgtgtttgtttttagtttaaagaaaattaaatct is part of the Takifugu rubripes chromosome 21, fTakRub1.2, whole genome shotgun sequence genome and encodes:
- the cenatac gene encoding centrosomal AT-AC splicing factor — translated: MGAHYCAVCRQTTFVGKGHIYGKSHQSRLRVVLLKFLEKVKEARRTLKKPQVEKFDGTQHKETFWCYCCGLEVERNVTDGNMSVLHGGLIEHMVTPEHRKNTHKFWWENKAESKFRDKFIFTEEESERFKTEVAKALESFVEEEDEFIKQQADHIRAQEMHRQEVLQSLSEREAEPELLNGSRGTNTSAGNAVSSGFTPQGSNRPTGSVDDDGPWSAAGQGLTFIGYQESSNGGNVHTGAVPPWLQDDPLEGSSGTAAHAQIGPSLQDFLKHKEQEKLRKLPPNRVGANFDHSSHTDANWLPSFGRVWNSGRRWQSRHQFRQEEGQKRQKRRKEHGTEGSKKAKTEQMTGSDKH